A window of the Cygnus atratus isolate AKBS03 ecotype Queensland, Australia chromosome 4, CAtr_DNAZoo_HiC_assembly, whole genome shotgun sequence genome harbors these coding sequences:
- the CASP6 gene encoding caspase-6, whose translation MSGAERRRAAGHVQLDSRSTLTTTDRNQNITEVDALNKRQTYDPAEQYKMNHQRRGVALIFNHERFYWQLMLPERRGTSADRNNLKRSLTDLGFEVRDFDDLKAEDVLQKVHEASLDDHSDADCFVCIYLSHGENDHVYAHDGQIKIETITNMFRGDKCPSLVGKPKIFIIQACRGDKHDDPVIVQDTVDGTEETIVNETEVDAAGVYTLPAGADFLMCYSVAQGYFSHRETINGSWYIQDLCEALRKHGSSLEFTELLTVVNRKVSHRKVDVCKDINAIGKKQIPCFASMLTKKLYFHPKSK comes from the exons ATGTCGGGCGCcgagcggcggcgggcggcag GCCATGTTCAGTTGGATAGCAGATCTACATTAACCACCACAG ACAGAAATCAGAACATCACCGAAGTAGATGCTCTTAATAAAAG ACAAACATATGACCCTGCAGAGCAATACAAAATGAACCATCAAAGAAGAGGAGTTGCATTGATCTTCAATCATGAGCGCTTTTATTGGCAGTTAATGCTGCCAGAAAGACGTGGGActtctgcagacagaaacaaTCTGAAACGCAG CTTGACAGACCTAGGATTTGAAGTCAGAGATTTTGATGACCTGAAAGCAGAAGATGTGCTGCAGAAAGTTCATGAAG CCTCTCTGGATGACCACAGCGATGCTGACTGCTTTGTTTGCATATACTTGAGTCACGGTGAGAATGATCACGTTTATGCACATGATGGCCAAATCAAAATTGAGACAATCACAAACATGTTCAGGGGAGACAAGTGCCCGAGTCTGGTAGGAAAGCCGAAGATATTTATCATTCAG GCATGTCGAGGTGATAAACATGACGATCCAGTTATTGTTCAGGATACAGTAGATGGCACAGAAGAAACCATTGTTAACGAGACTGAAGTGGACGCAGCTGGTGTCTACACCCTGCCTGCTGGTGCAGACTTTCTCATGTGCTATTCTGTGGCACAAG GTTACTTTTCTCACCGTGAAACCATAAATGGCTCCTGGTACATTCAAGATTTGTGTGAGGCGCTGAGGAAGCATGGCTCTTCCTTGGAGTTCACAGAACTTCTTACTGTTGTTAACAGAAAAGTATCGCATCGCAAAGTGGATGTGTGCAAGGACATAAATgctataggaaaaaaacagattccTTGTTTTGCCTCAATGTTAACTAAAAAATTGTACTTTCATCCAAAATCTAAGTAG
- the MCUB gene encoding calcium uniporter regulatory subunit MCUb, mitochondrial, protein MLGRAVRSGWLPGERRRRLLAGGFPTLPAPQVQLWKQTRTWARREGACHSTLVPSDEVTINYRHGLPMITLTLPTRRERCQFAVKPMVVTVGAFLKDVQREDKGIVKAEVFATDGSKVSDATLMEVLLRNDFKLLINSTAYSVSPPVKDKLSSEHATEMEDIKSLIHRLFVALHLEDHQIRKERELLQKLDHLKEQLMPLEQMKAKIMDSADAKTSRLLWVGLALMSTQGGALAWLTWWVYSWDIMEPVTYFITYGSAMAFYAYFVLTKQDYLYPDVKDRQFLHYFYRKSKAKHFNVEQYNKLKEDVAEAEESLRRLRQPLHLRLPIQEITNKD, encoded by the exons GTGCAGCTCTGGAAGCAAACCAGGACCTGGGCGCGCCGCGAAGGAGCCTGCCACAGCACGCTGGTGCCATCTGATG AAGTGACTATTAATTACAGGCATGGTCTTCCCATGATAACTCTGACGTTGCCCACAAGAAGGGAACGCTGCCAGTTTGCTGTTAAACCAATGGTAGTGACAGTGGGGGCATTCCTGAAAGATGTACAGAGAGAAGATAAAGGAATTGTGAAAGCAGAAGTCTTTGCAACAG ATGGTAGCAAGGTTTCTGATGCAACGTTGATGGAGGTCTTACTGAGGAATGACTTTAAGCTTCTTATCAACAGCACAGCATACAGTGTGTCACCTCCTGTAAAAG ATAAGCTGAGTAGTGAGCATGCTACTGAAATGGAAGATATCAAATCCTTGATTCACAGACTGTTCGTGGCTCTGCATTTAGAAGATCACCAGAtcaggaaggagagagaattACTACAGAAACTGGACCATCTGAAAGAACAGCTGATGCCTCTTGAACAG ATGAAAGCCAAAATCATGGACAGTGCAGATGCAAAGACCTCCAGGCTTCTGTGGGTTGGCTTAGCTCTGATGTCAACACAAGGTGGAGCATTGGCATGGCTCACGTGGTGGGTCTACTCGTGGGACATCATGGAGCCAGTCACGTACTTCATCACTTATGGGAGTGCCATGGCTTTCTATGCCTACTTTGTTCTTACTAAACAG GATTACCTTTACCCTGATGTTAAGGACAGGCAGTTCCTCCACTACTTCTACCGGAAATCAAAAGCCAAGCATTTCAATGTGGAACAATACAACAAACTAAAAGAAGACGTAGCAGAG gcagaagaATCCCTGAGGCGTCTACGCCAACCTCTGCACCTGAGACTTCCGATCCAGGAAATTACTAACAAGGACTGA
- the PLA2G12A gene encoding group XIIA secretory phospholipase A2 isoform X1 translates to MAGALLLPLLLPLLACAWLGASQEAPRTPDWRLTLKTIRNGVHKIDVYLNAALDLLGGEDGLCHYKCSDGSKPFPRYGYKPSPPNGCGSPLFGVQFDIGIPSMTKCCNHHDRCYDTCGNKKNDCDEQFQSCLSKICRDVQKTLGISESVQACESTVQLLFDAVIHLGCKPYLDSQRAACMCRYEDKTDL, encoded by the exons ATGGCCGGCGCcttgctgctgccgctgctgctgccgctgctggcCTGCGCCTGGCTGGGTGCGAGCCAGGAGGCGCCTCGGACCCCCGACTGGCGGCTGACGCTGAAGACGATCCGCAACGGGGTGCACAAGATCGACGTGTACCTCAACGCCGCCCTCGACCTGCTGGGCGGCGAGGACGGGCTGTGCCACTACAAGTGCAGCGACG GATCAAAGCCCTTTCCTCGCTACGGGTATAAACCGTCACCACCAAATGGCTGTGGATCCCCTCTATTTGGGGTTCAG tttgACATTGGGATCCCTTCGATGACAAAGTGCTGCAATCACCACGACAGATGTTACGATACTTgtggcaataaaaaaaatgactgtgaTGAGCAATTTCAGTCCTGCCTCTCCAAAATTTGCAGAGATGTGCAGAAAACACTTGGAATATCAGAGAGCGTACAGG CTTGTGAATCAACTGTCCAGCTGTTGTTTGATGCAGTTATACATTTAGGATGTAAGCCATACCTGGACAGCCAGAGAGCTGCCTGTATGTGTCGGTATGAGGATAAGACAGATCTCTGA
- the PLA2G12A gene encoding group XIIA secretory phospholipase A2 isoform X2, with amino-acid sequence MAGALLLPLLLPLLACAWLGASQEAPRTPDWRLTLKTIRNGVHKIDVYLNAALDLLGGEDGLCHYKCSDGSKPFPRYGYKPSPPNGCGSPLFGVQFDIGIPSMTKCCNHHDRCYDTCGNKKNDCDEQFQSCLSKICRDVQKTLGISESVQAHNPMIGFLLIVGLHLINA; translated from the exons ATGGCCGGCGCcttgctgctgccgctgctgctgccgctgctggcCTGCGCCTGGCTGGGTGCGAGCCAGGAGGCGCCTCGGACCCCCGACTGGCGGCTGACGCTGAAGACGATCCGCAACGGGGTGCACAAGATCGACGTGTACCTCAACGCCGCCCTCGACCTGCTGGGCGGCGAGGACGGGCTGTGCCACTACAAGTGCAGCGACG GATCAAAGCCCTTTCCTCGCTACGGGTATAAACCGTCACCACCAAATGGCTGTGGATCCCCTCTATTTGGGGTTCAG tttgACATTGGGATCCCTTCGATGACAAAGTGCTGCAATCACCACGACAGATGTTACGATACTTgtggcaataaaaaaaatgactgtgaTGAGCAATTTCAGTCCTGCCTCTCCAAAATTTGCAGAGATGTGCAGAAAACACTTGGAATATCAGAGAGCGTACAGG CCCATAATCCTATGATTGGATTCCTTCTGATTGTTGGCCTGCATCTGATCAATGCATGA